A genomic window from Desulfomonilia bacterium includes:
- the ybeY gene encoding rRNA maturation RNase YbeY: protein MNIIDVQDIQDNLAIDPAIVEKNADRILKMLGKKNCELSLVLCDDRYIRRLNKQYLGKDKPTNVISFPQQEGEGIEGNHLGDIVISAQRASSEAGKSGITFEERLLQLIVHGICHLCGYDHEDVSLDKAQQMEKKELELLEKLAEKPV, encoded by the coding sequence ATGAATATAATTGATGTACAGGACATCCAGGATAATCTGGCAATCGATCCGGCTATTGTTGAAAAAAATGCTGACAGGATATTAAAGATGCTGGGCAAAAAAAACTGTGAGCTGTCTCTGGTCTTGTGTGATGACCGTTATATAAGAAGGCTCAATAAGCAATATCTGGGAAAGGACAAGCCGACTAATGTAATCTCCTTCCCCCAGCAGGAAGGCGAGGGCATAGAAGGGAATCACCTTGGAGACATAGTGATTTCAGCCCAGAGGGCTTCTTCCGAGGCTGGCAAATCGGGTATTACATTCGAGGAAAGGCTTCTCCAGCTTATCGTTCACGGCATATGCCATCTATGCGGATATGATCATGAAGATGTGAGCTTAGATAAGGCTCAACAGATGGAAAAAAAGGAGCTGGAACTGCTTGAAAAACTTGCAGAAAAGCCTGTTTAG
- a CDS encoding NAD-dependent epimerase/dehydratase family protein, with product MKTLITGATGFIGSHILDACIERGDSVRILARRTSVGIDKLKGRVEIAYGDISDYDSVIKACEGMELVFHSAGVVSDWAPYELFYKVNVEGMENICRASVAAGIKRFIWTSTNDVFGRREDTVINESLPLEKWNEPYPDTKIMAEEVAWRYHREKGLAVSTVYPLWVYGPRDTTFVPLLADAIIKKDMVFWQYGTICWPTYIGNLVDLLMLISTNDKSIGQGYLVHDGELTTLEDFCRGIASAMNVELVEKRLSYPVAYAAAMAMEASYKFLKRSKRPLLTTYSVKNLGSRLKFSTHKAEDELGWKPKTSFREGFKITMEWLKTQDIDKLKQK from the coding sequence ATGAAAACACTTATTACGGGAGCTACAGGTTTTATTGGAAGTCATATTCTTGATGCGTGCATCGAAAGAGGGGATTCCGTAAGAATACTTGCCCGCCGTACATCAGTTGGAATTGATAAGCTTAAGGGACGGGTGGAAATAGCATACGGAGATATATCCGACTATGATTCTGTTATTAAAGCCTGTGAAGGAATGGAACTGGTATTCCATTCCGCAGGTGTAGTGAGCGATTGGGCTCCTTATGAACTGTTTTACAAGGTAAATGTCGAGGGCATGGAGAATATATGCCGGGCATCAGTGGCTGCAGGAATCAAACGATTTATCTGGACCAGCACCAATGATGTTTTTGGCCGCAGAGAAGATACCGTTATCAACGAGAGCCTGCCACTGGAAAAATGGAATGAACCTTATCCCGATACGAAGATTATGGCAGAAGAAGTAGCCTGGAGATATCACAGGGAAAAGGGGCTTGCTGTTTCCACCGTATATCCTTTGTGGGTTTACGGACCGAGGGATACGACATTTGTCCCATTGCTTGCAGACGCCATAATAAAGAAAGACATGGTATTCTGGCAATATGGAACAATCTGCTGGCCTACCTATATCGGCAATCTGGTTGATCTTTTGATGCTGATATCGACCAACGACAAATCGATAGGCCAGGGATACCTCGTTCATGACGGAGAATTAACAACACTTGAAGACTTCTGCAGGGGGATAGCCTCGGCTATGAATGTTGAACTGGTTGAAAAAAGACTGTCATATCCTGTGGCATACGCTGCAGCAATGGCAATGGAAGCCAGCTATAAATTTCTGAAGAGATCAAAAAGGCCGCTTTTAACCACCTATTCCGTAAAAAATCTTGGATCCAGGTTAAAATTTTCAACGCATAAGGCTGAAGATGAACTGGGATGGAAGCCGAAAACATCATTTAGAGAAGGATTTAAGATTACAATGGAATGGCTGAAGACACAGGATATTGACAAGCTTAAGCAGAAATAG
- a CDS encoding nitroreductase family protein — protein MDTKIYTVIDKEKCNGCGMCVNVCEYNSITVIDGKASITGQESSHCGHCQAACPFGAIKVTCLSPVDYKTLKVDDTWLKPGTFDTSALLKLMASRRACRNYKKSPISREIIEDLISAAQTGPTGSNAQSNQYSVLTGDDVDKLCGFVSGFYRQLNLLSRIAPLRFAVKDLADYHRDYFEFIRTRLDERKKTGRDIFFHGAQALIIITTGKDATTPVEDAAIAAQNIMLTAHAMGLGTCYIGFAVEAMRHDGKIKKLLHICKEETVQAVIALGWPDEKYSRTIKRIKKETRYLSL, from the coding sequence ATGGACACTAAGATATACACGGTTATAGATAAAGAAAAATGCAATGGCTGCGGAATGTGTGTAAATGTCTGCGAATACAACTCCATCACGGTGATTGACGGAAAAGCGAGTATTACAGGCCAAGAATCATCTCATTGCGGGCATTGCCAGGCAGCCTGCCCTTTCGGGGCAATAAAAGTCACCTGCCTTTCGCCGGTTGATTACAAGACATTAAAAGTTGACGATACATGGCTCAAACCGGGAACATTTGACACGTCCGCCCTTTTAAAGCTCATGGCAAGCAGAAGGGCATGCAGGAACTATAAAAAAAGTCCCATATCACGAGAGATCATTGAAGATCTGATTTCAGCGGCTCAAACCGGTCCTACCGGTTCAAATGCACAGTCCAACCAGTACAGTGTACTTACAGGAGATGACGTTGACAAGTTATGCGGTTTTGTTTCAGGATTTTACAGACAGCTCAACCTCCTTTCCCGGATAGCACCCTTGAGATTTGCCGTAAAAGATCTGGCTGATTATCACCGTGATTATTTTGAATTCATCAGAACACGACTTGATGAAAGAAAGAAAACCGGGCGGGACATATTTTTCCATGGAGCTCAGGCACTGATAATAATCACTACAGGAAAAGACGCCACAACTCCGGTAGAAGACGCCGCCATTGCCGCACAAAACATAATGCTTACCGCCCATGCGATGGGACTTGGAACATGCTACATAGGATTTGCCGTGGAAGCCATGAGACATGACGGAAAAATAAAAAAGTTATTGCACATATGCAAGGAAGAAACTGTCCAGGCGGTTATAGCGCTGGGATGGCCTGATGAGAAGTATTCAAGAACGATAAAAAGAATCAAAAAAGAAACGAGGTATTTGTCGCTATGA
- a CDS encoding AtpZ/AtpI family protein, whose amino-acid sequence MKNTKMEKIPRELMQKITRISAHGLVLVIVTFLGLYLGMYIDKVTGLAPNFTFLFLVAGIILGFKGFIQETITERRAKR is encoded by the coding sequence ATGAAAAACACTAAAATGGAAAAGATCCCGAGGGAACTGATGCAGAAGATAACGAGGATAAGCGCACACGGTCTGGTGCTTGTAATAGTTACCTTCCTGGGGCTTTATCTTGGGATGTACATTGATAAGGTAACAGGACTGGCACCCAACTTCACTTTCCTTTTTCTTGTTGCCGGTATTATCCTGGGCTTCAAAGGCTTCATTCAGGAGACAATTACGGAAAGGAGGGCAAAAAGATGA
- a CDS encoding PhoH family protein has protein sequence MKIIEDNTGAKCSMKGTAIEFSGEKHEVDLVRHVLNDLYKILQEGLPLYPSDIFYAVRMLSKNRNLNLKDVFMDSIYISSSKKVIIPKSLQQKIYIDSIRENDIVFGIGPAGTGKTYLAMAMAITFLLKKKVERIVLTRPAVEAGERLGFLPGDLEQKVNPYLRPLYDALYDMLDHDYVLKLLARDSIEVAPLAFMRGRTLNDAFIILDEAQNTTSEQMKMFLTRLGFNSKAVITGDITQTDLPLTTRSGLVEASGILKNIKDIGFIYFTEDDVVRHKLVSKIIRAYERANT, from the coding sequence TTGAAAATTATCGAAGACAACACAGGCGCAAAATGCTCCATGAAGGGCACTGCGATTGAGTTTTCAGGTGAGAAGCATGAGGTGGACCTTGTCAGGCATGTACTCAATGACCTTTACAAAATCCTGCAGGAAGGACTGCCCCTCTATCCGTCGGATATTTTCTATGCGGTAAGAATGCTTTCGAAAAACCGGAATCTCAATCTCAAGGATGTTTTCATGGATTCCATATACATCTCGTCGTCAAAGAAGGTCATAATACCGAAAAGTCTTCAGCAGAAAATTTATATCGATTCAATCAGGGAAAATGATATCGTATTCGGAATAGGTCCTGCCGGAACCGGCAAGACATACCTTGCAATGGCTATGGCGATTACATTTCTGCTTAAAAAAAAGGTCGAGCGGATAGTTCTGACAAGGCCTGCAGTGGAAGCTGGAGAAAGGCTGGGTTTTCTGCCAGGCGATCTTGAACAGAAGGTGAACCCGTATCTGAGGCCTCTGTATGATGCGCTTTACGACATGCTTGATCATGATTATGTGTTAAAGCTGCTTGCCCGCGATTCAATTGAAGTCGCCCCGCTTGCGTTCATGAGAGGACGCACCCTTAATGATGCATTCATAATACTGGATGAGGCTCAGAATACCACATCGGAACAGATGAAGATGTTTCTGACCAGGCTGGGATTCAATTCAAAGGCGGTAATTACGGGTGATATCACGCAGACAGATCTTCCTTTGACGACCAGATCCGGGCTTGTCGAAGCTTCTGGCATATTGAAAAACATAAAGGATATCGGTTTTATTTATTTTACCGAGGATGATGTGGTAAGGCATAAACTGGTTTCAAAAATCATCAGAGCTTATGAGAGGGCCAATACATGA
- a CDS encoding aminotransferase class III-fold pyridoxal phosphate-dependent enzyme, with amino-acid sequence MSYSHDKSIEWFKRAAERIPQGIYGHFSPALTSPGDFPCYTDSAKGVRIRDVDGNEYLDFVSAYGPMILGYADPDVDAAFAKQAKKGTSTFPPSTKMVELAELVCETINAADWVYFTKNGADTTSWAINIARGHTRRNKILLGNGVYHGAQTWAGTNHYGNTPTDRSEILMTEWGNLEDTRRVVEQHKGEIAAIMMTPTHTPTFEANLLPGSDYWPGLRKLCDENGIILIADDVRSGWRLDIKGAAHYFGVEPDIQTFGKAIANGYPISMVVGKKHLKVSASKSFMTGSFFFNSPEMAAAIACINKMKKIDAAGICTLRGQQFKDGMESLAATYGLQFAVTGHVSMPYIIFTNEKNFKRSQYFVRECNKNGLMILWHHNMFLSAAHTEKDINDALNIADGAFKKVKEKFGC; translated from the coding sequence ATGTCATACAGTCATGATAAATCGATAGAATGGTTCAAACGTGCTGCAGAACGAATCCCTCAGGGCATATACGGTCATTTCAGTCCGGCATTGACATCCCCTGGAGATTTCCCTTGTTATACCGACAGCGCCAAAGGAGTGAGAATCAGGGATGTAGACGGCAATGAGTATCTTGATTTTGTAAGCGCCTACGGTCCCATGATCCTTGGTTATGCAGATCCCGATGTTGATGCCGCCTTTGCAAAACAGGCAAAAAAAGGCACGAGCACCTTCCCTCCATCTACAAAGATGGTCGAGCTGGCCGAACTGGTTTGCGAAACAATCAATGCCGCCGACTGGGTTTATTTTACCAAGAACGGTGCCGATACCACAAGCTGGGCTATTAATATCGCACGCGGACACACAAGGCGGAACAAGATACTCCTCGGAAATGGTGTTTACCACGGCGCACAGACATGGGCGGGTACAAATCATTACGGAAATACTCCTACAGACCGAAGCGAAATATTGATGACCGAATGGGGCAACCTTGAAGACACCCGCAGAGTAGTTGAGCAGCACAAAGGCGAAATAGCGGCAATTATGATGACTCCGACCCATACACCAACGTTTGAAGCCAATTTGCTGCCCGGCAGTGACTACTGGCCAGGCCTTCGCAAACTCTGCGATGAAAATGGAATTATACTTATTGCCGATGATGTGCGAAGCGGTTGGAGGCTCGATATCAAAGGCGCCGCACATTATTTTGGCGTGGAGCCGGATATTCAGACCTTTGGAAAGGCGATAGCCAACGGCTATCCCATATCGATGGTCGTAGGCAAGAAACACCTCAAGGTATCTGCTTCAAAATCATTCATGACAGGATCATTTTTTTTCAACAGTCCGGAAATGGCGGCGGCAATAGCCTGCATTAACAAAATGAAAAAGATAGATGCGGCTGGCATCTGCACCCTCAGAGGTCAACAATTCAAGGATGGAATGGAAAGCCTTGCTGCGACATACGGACTGCAGTTTGCAGTGACCGGTCATGTATCAATGCCATATATTATTTTTACAAACGAAAAGAATTTTAAACGCAGCCAGTATTTTGTAAGAGAATGCAATAAAAATGGTCTTATGATTTTGTGGCATCACAATATGTTCTTGAGCGCTGCACATACTGAAAAAGATATTAATGACGCGTTGAACATAGCTGACGGGGCATTCAAGAAAGTAAAGGAAAAATTCGGCTGCTGA